In Halomarina salina, one DNA window encodes the following:
- the argF gene encoding ornithine carbamoyltransferase, translating into MGVSTDESADEATSDGPRHLLDIDDLSPDELTEILDRATALKAAQASGTPHRYLAGQTLAMVFEKPSTRTRVSFETGMTQLGGHAVFLGPDDIGLGGREPGKDISRTLSCYVDVVMARTFDHAEVVELAEYATVPIVNGLTDAAHPCQTLADLLTIRERFGDDASVAWVGDGNNVAQSFVVGAALAGLDVSVATPAEYGIDDAVLDRAADLGARPTVTDDPAAAVADADVCYTDVWVSMGQEDQREAKLETFTEGGFQLDEDLLAGTDAAVMHCLPAHRGEEITDAVIESERSLVWDQAENRLHAQKALLTWLLDQ; encoded by the coding sequence ATGGGCGTCTCGACCGACGAGAGCGCGGACGAGGCGACGAGCGACGGGCCGCGCCACCTGCTCGACATCGACGACCTCTCGCCCGACGAACTGACGGAGATACTCGACCGGGCGACGGCGCTGAAGGCGGCGCAGGCGTCGGGGACGCCGCATCGCTACCTCGCGGGCCAGACGCTCGCGATGGTGTTCGAGAAGCCCTCGACGCGCACCCGCGTCTCCTTCGAGACGGGGATGACGCAACTGGGCGGTCACGCCGTCTTCCTCGGTCCCGACGACATCGGCCTCGGCGGACGCGAACCCGGGAAGGACATCTCGCGGACGCTGTCGTGCTACGTGGACGTCGTGATGGCGCGGACGTTCGACCACGCGGAGGTGGTCGAACTCGCCGAGTACGCCACCGTCCCCATCGTCAACGGCCTCACGGACGCGGCCCACCCGTGTCAGACGCTCGCCGACCTGCTGACCATCCGCGAACGGTTCGGCGACGACGCCAGCGTCGCGTGGGTCGGCGACGGCAACAACGTCGCCCAGTCGTTCGTCGTCGGGGCCGCGCTGGCCGGACTGGACGTCTCGGTGGCGACACCCGCGGAGTACGGCATCGACGATGCGGTGCTGGACCGCGCGGCCGACCTCGGCGCGCGACCGACCGTCACCGACGACCCAGCGGCGGCCGTCGCGGACGCGGACGTCTGCTACACGGACGTCTGGGTGAGCATGGGCCAGGAGGACCAGCGGGAGGCGAAGCTGGAGACGTTCACCGAGGGCGGCTTCCAACTGGACGAGGACCTGCTCGCCGGGACGGACGCGGCGGTGATGCACTGCCTGCCCGCCCACCGCGGCGAGGAGATAACCGACGCCGTCATCGAGTCCGAGCGCTCCCTCGTCTGGGACCAGGCCGAGAACCGCCTGCACGCCCAGAAGGCGCTGTTGACGTGGCTGCTCGACCAGTGA
- a CDS encoding [LysW]-lysine hydrolase, whose protein sequence is MNASSECATDAGVSEQEARDLLEALVSTPSVSGEEREACDLLVAFFEDHGREAWLDEVGNVRAPADDAVLLTSHVDTVPGEIPVRVEESGTTSSSRDQGGETAGGDDGDGGPELWGRGSVDATGPLAAMAVAAVNTGVSFVGVVGEETDSRGARHLVTDREAPETLVNGEPSGWDGITLGYRGLLAGRYVATSESGHTSRPQNNAIQDALQWWSRVEAAFEPGEGDEWSPVFEQVTPKPTSVEGGTSDDGLAVEATMDVQFRVPPAMTTDDVRERVERELNGGSVHWHDAIPPVMTSPRTEVARAFRVAIREAGGDPRLLRKTGTADVNLYAEAWDCPMATYGPGDSDLDHAPDERLPLAEFDRSVAVLESVAQTLGGDA, encoded by the coding sequence GTGAACGCCTCCTCCGAGTGCGCGACGGACGCGGGCGTCTCCGAGCAGGAGGCACGCGACCTGCTGGAGGCGCTCGTCTCGACGCCGTCGGTGTCGGGCGAGGAGCGCGAGGCGTGCGACCTGCTCGTGGCGTTCTTCGAGGACCACGGCCGCGAGGCGTGGCTGGACGAGGTCGGCAACGTTCGCGCACCCGCGGACGACGCGGTGCTCCTCACCTCCCACGTCGACACGGTGCCCGGCGAGATTCCGGTCCGGGTCGAGGAGAGCGGGACGACTTCGTCGTCCCGAGACCAAGGCGGTGAAACCGCCGGAGGGGACGACGGCGACGGCGGCCCCGAACTGTGGGGTCGCGGGAGCGTCGACGCGACCGGACCGCTCGCGGCGATGGCCGTCGCGGCGGTGAACACCGGCGTCTCGTTCGTCGGCGTCGTCGGCGAGGAGACGGACTCGCGCGGGGCGCGTCACCTCGTCACCGACCGCGAGGCCCCCGAGACGCTCGTCAACGGCGAACCCTCGGGCTGGGACGGCATCACGCTCGGCTACCGCGGTCTGCTGGCGGGGCGCTACGTCGCCACCAGCGAGTCGGGCCACACCTCACGCCCGCAGAACAACGCCATCCAGGACGCGCTCCAGTGGTGGTCGCGCGTCGAGGCGGCGTTCGAACCCGGCGAGGGCGACGAGTGGTCGCCCGTCTTCGAGCAGGTGACGCCGAAGCCGACCAGCGTGGAGGGCGGCACGAGCGACGACGGCCTCGCCGTCGAGGCGACGATGGACGTGCAGTTCCGCGTCCCGCCCGCGATGACCACCGACGACGTGCGCGAACGCGTCGAGCGGGAACTGAACGGCGGCAGCGTCCACTGGCACGACGCCATCCCGCCCGTCATGACCAGCCCCCGGACCGAGGTGGCCCGCGCGTTCCGCGTCGCCATCCGCGAGGCGGGCGGCGACCCGCGTCTGCTGCGCAAGACGGGGACGGCCGACGTGAACCTCTACGCCGAGGCGTGGGACTGCCCGATGGCGACGTACGGGCCGGGCGACTCCGACCTCGACCACGCGCCCGACGAGCGCCTCCCGCTGGCCGAGTTCGACCGCTCGGTCGCGGTGCTCGAATCGGTCGCCCAGACGCTCGGAGGTGACGCGTGA
- a CDS encoding aspartate aminotransferase family protein gives MSGFVFSEKPLRIDRGEGVHLYDDSDTEFLDFGASYAVTPVGHCHPDVVEAIQKQAAELLYVQGSYPVDVRDGLYERLASLGPGDCENVWLCNSGTEANEAALKFARSATGRSKIVATTRAFHGRTMGALATTWKNKYRDPFEPVAGGVEFVEYGDGDAMADAVDDETAAVILEPMQGEGGVNPAPEGYLQSVREACDDHGAAMVMDEIQTGLGRTGEFWACEHHGVTPDILTTAKGIASGLPLGATLCKDWVAEDAGPHGSTFSGGPVVAAAANATLDVLVDENLPGHAASMGDHLLTELQGAIGDDVRDVRGTGLMVGVEVKRGANRLLPKLAMSHQVLALPAGRSVLRLLPPLVVEEAHCEQVVDALAEVMG, from the coding sequence GTGAGCGGCTTCGTCTTCTCGGAGAAACCGCTGCGCATCGACCGCGGCGAGGGCGTCCACCTCTACGACGACTCGGATACCGAGTTCCTCGACTTCGGCGCGTCGTACGCCGTCACGCCGGTCGGCCACTGCCACCCGGACGTCGTCGAGGCCATCCAGAAGCAGGCCGCGGAGTTGCTGTACGTCCAGGGGTCGTACCCCGTCGACGTGCGCGACGGCCTGTACGAGCGCCTCGCCTCGCTCGGGCCGGGCGACTGCGAGAACGTCTGGCTCTGCAACTCGGGGACGGAGGCGAACGAGGCCGCGCTGAAGTTCGCCCGGAGCGCGACCGGCCGCTCGAAGATAGTCGCCACCACGCGTGCGTTCCACGGCCGGACGATGGGCGCGCTGGCGACGACGTGGAAGAACAAGTACCGCGACCCGTTCGAACCGGTCGCTGGCGGCGTCGAGTTCGTCGAGTACGGCGACGGCGACGCGATGGCCGACGCCGTCGACGACGAGACGGCCGCCGTCATCCTCGAACCGATGCAGGGCGAGGGAGGCGTCAACCCCGCGCCGGAGGGGTATCTCCAGTCCGTTCGCGAGGCCTGCGACGACCACGGCGCGGCCATGGTGATGGACGAGATACAGACCGGGCTCGGTCGCACCGGCGAGTTCTGGGCCTGCGAGCACCACGGTGTGACGCCCGACATCCTGACGACGGCGAAGGGCATCGCCAGCGGTCTGCCGCTCGGCGCGACGCTCTGCAAGGACTGGGTCGCCGAGGACGCTGGCCCCCACGGCTCGACGTTCTCGGGCGGGCCCGTCGTCGCCGCGGCGGCGAACGCGACGCTCGACGTGCTGGTCGACGAGAACCTGCCCGGCCACGCCGCCTCGATGGGCGACCACCTGCTGACCGAGCTACAGGGAGCCATCGGCGACGACGTGCGCGACGTGCGCGGGACGGGCCTGATGGTCGGCGTCGAGGTGAAACGCGGCGCGAACCGTCTGCTCCCGAAGCTGGCGATGAGCCACCAGGTGCTCGCGCTCCCGGCGGGCCGCTCCGTCCTGCGCCTGCTCCCGCCGCTCGTCGTGGAGGAGGCGCACTGCGAACAGGTCGTCGACGCGCTCGCGGAGGTGATGGGGTGA
- a CDS encoding acetylglutamate/acetylaminoadipate kinase produces MTVVVKIGGARAVNPEGALEDIADLVADGEQVVVVHGGSTAVDDTLESLGEDPEYVETPSGVVGRFTDERTMEVFSMVLPGKLNTDLVVGLQNAGVNAVGLSGVDGGLLKGPRKSAVRVVEDGKQKIRRGDHSGTVKQVDADLLDTLLAGGYTPVVTVPMLAKDEDQWLAVNSDADRAAAAVAGALDADLVLLTDVPGVLADLDDPDSVIDVVDSAADYDVLTDAAEGFMTRKVMAATEALEGGASSVVVGDANADAPVSGALDGAGTTILPGALATDDATEATEVGQ; encoded by the coding sequence ATGACGGTGGTCGTCAAAATCGGCGGCGCTCGGGCGGTGAACCCCGAGGGCGCGCTGGAGGACATCGCCGACCTCGTAGCGGACGGCGAACAGGTCGTCGTCGTCCACGGCGGGTCGACGGCGGTGGACGACACCCTCGAATCGCTCGGTGAGGACCCGGAGTACGTCGAGACGCCGTCTGGCGTCGTCGGGCGGTTCACCGACGAGCGCACGATGGAGGTGTTCTCGATGGTGCTGCCCGGCAAGCTGAACACCGACCTCGTCGTCGGCCTGCAGAACGCGGGCGTGAACGCCGTCGGTCTCTCCGGTGTGGACGGCGGCCTGCTGAAAGGTCCCCGGAAGTCCGCCGTGCGCGTCGTCGAGGACGGGAAGCAGAAGATCCGCCGCGGCGACCACTCGGGGACCGTGAAGCAGGTCGACGCCGACCTCCTCGACACCTTGCTCGCGGGCGGCTACACGCCCGTCGTGACCGTTCCGATGCTGGCGAAGGATGAGGACCAGTGGCTGGCGGTCAACTCCGACGCCGACCGCGCCGCGGCGGCTGTCGCGGGGGCGCTGGACGCCGACCTCGTCCTGCTGACGGACGTGCCGGGCGTCCTCGCGGACCTCGACGACCCCGACTCGGTCATCGACGTGGTGGACTCCGCGGCGGACTACGACGTGCTCACCGACGCCGCCGAGGGGTTCATGACCCGGAAGGTGATGGCGGCGACGGAGGCGCTGGAGGGAGGCGCGTCGAGCGTGGTCGTCGGCGACGCGAACGCCGACGCACCCGTCAGCGGTGCGCTCGACGGTGCCGGGACGACGATACTCCCCGGCGCGCTGGCGACGGACGACGCCACTGAGGCGACGGAGGTCGGACAGTGA
- the argC gene encoding N-acetyl-gamma-glutamyl-phosphate reductase, which yields MTLTASVVGASGFAGGELLRLLAGHPEFTVEQATSRSATRKTVGHVHPNLRGEDLRFTDPADLESVDVLFAATPHGVSMDRIDEFRDAADTVVDLSADFRLNTEDQYDEWYDGHERPELLADATYALPELNREELAGADLVASGGCNATATMLGLLPLADGDMLGSQRPVVDVKVGSSEGGAGGGAASSHAERSGVVRPYAPTSHRHEAEIEQFVGRVAFTVHAVDMVRGASATCHVFPDERVTTGDLWGAFRERYEDEPFVRLVSGGGGVYRYPEPKAVAGTNFAEVGFELDPRNGRIVVFSAIDNVMKGSAGQAVHAANIALGVEETAGLEFQGLHPVGAP from the coding sequence GTGACGCTCACCGCCAGCGTCGTGGGTGCCAGCGGGTTCGCCGGTGGAGAACTGCTCCGTCTGCTCGCCGGCCACCCCGAGTTCACGGTCGAGCAGGCGACGAGTCGGTCGGCGACCCGCAAGACCGTCGGCCACGTCCACCCGAACCTGCGGGGTGAGGACCTGCGCTTCACCGACCCCGCGGACCTCGAATCGGTGGACGTGCTGTTCGCCGCGACGCCCCACGGCGTCTCGATGGACCGTATCGACGAGTTCCGCGACGCCGCGGACACCGTCGTCGACCTCTCGGCGGACTTCCGGCTGAACACGGAAGACCAGTACGACGAGTGGTACGACGGCCACGAACGGCCGGAGCTGCTCGCGGACGCGACGTACGCGCTGCCCGAACTCAACCGCGAGGAGCTGGCGGGTGCGGACCTCGTCGCGTCGGGGGGCTGCAACGCCACCGCGACGATGCTCGGCCTGCTCCCCCTCGCCGACGGCGACATGCTCGGGTCGCAGCGACCCGTCGTGGACGTGAAGGTCGGCTCCTCGGAGGGCGGCGCGGGCGGCGGAGCCGCCTCGTCGCACGCCGAGCGCTCGGGGGTCGTGCGTCCCTACGCGCCGACGAGCCACCGCCACGAGGCCGAGATAGAGCAGTTCGTCGGCCGCGTCGCGTTCACCGTCCACGCCGTGGACATGGTGCGCGGTGCGAGCGCGACCTGTCACGTCTTCCCCGACGAGCGCGTCACGACGGGCGACCTCTGGGGCGCGTTCCGCGAGCGCTACGAGGACGAACCGTTCGTCCGCCTCGTCTCGGGCGGTGGCGGCGTCTACCGCTACCCCGAACCGAAGGCGGTGGCGGGGACGAACTTCGCAGAGGTCGGCTTCGAACTCGACCCCCGGAACGGCCGCATCGTCGTGTTCTCGGCCATCGACAACGTGATGAAGGGCTCGGCGGGCCAGGCGGTCCACGCGGCGAACATCGCGCTCGGCGTCGAGGAGACGGCGGGGCTGGAGTTCCAAGGGCTGCACCCCGTAGGTGCGCCCTAG
- the lysX gene encoding lysine biosynthesis protein LysX, producing MNVGILYSRIRRDEKLLLSELRERGHEVTKIDVRDQQFSLSNAPEELTDCDVVVDRCLATSRSKYATRFLDHYGVPVVNSADTAALCADKAETSIALSAAGVPTPETTVAFTTDAALEAIEEFGYPCVLKPVVGSWGRLMAKLDSRSAAEAILEHKATLGHYEHKVFYVQEFVEKPGRDIRVVAVDGEPVAGMTRSSDHWLTNAAKGGDAEAFELDDEARELVERASEAVGGGLLGVDLMETGDDGGYTVHEVNHTVEFKALNDAVDVDVPAAVVDWLESRVAAEGDDGDEDDGELAELEATT from the coding sequence GTGAACGTCGGCATCCTCTACTCGCGCATCCGGCGCGACGAGAAACTGCTGCTGTCGGAACTGCGCGAGCGCGGCCACGAGGTGACGAAGATCGACGTGCGCGACCAGCAGTTCTCGCTGTCGAACGCGCCCGAGGAGCTGACCGACTGCGACGTCGTGGTCGACCGCTGCCTGGCGACGAGTCGCAGCAAGTACGCGACGCGCTTCCTCGACCACTACGGCGTCCCCGTCGTGAACAGCGCCGACACCGCGGCGCTCTGCGCGGACAAGGCCGAGACCAGCATCGCGCTGTCGGCGGCGGGCGTCCCGACGCCCGAGACGACGGTGGCGTTCACCACCGACGCCGCCCTCGAAGCTATCGAGGAGTTCGGCTACCCCTGCGTCCTCAAGCCCGTCGTGGGTTCGTGGGGCCGGCTGATGGCCAAACTCGACTCCCGGAGCGCCGCCGAGGCCATCCTCGAACACAAGGCGACGCTCGGTCACTACGAGCACAAGGTGTTCTACGTCCAGGAGTTCGTCGAGAAACCCGGCCGCGACATCCGCGTCGTGGCCGTCGACGGCGAACCCGTCGCGGGGATGACCCGCTCGTCGGACCACTGGCTCACCAACGCCGCGAAGGGCGGCGACGCCGAGGCGTTCGAGCTAGACGACGAGGCGCGCGAACTCGTCGAACGTGCCAGCGAGGCCGTCGGCGGTGGACTGCTGGGTGTCGACCTGATGGAGACGGGCGACGACGGCGGCTACACCGTCCACGAGGTCAACCACACCGTCGAGTTCAAGGCGCTGAACGACGCCGTCGACGTGGACGTCCCCGCCGCGGTCGTCGACTGGCTGGAGTCCCGCGTCGCGGCCGAGGGGGACGACGGTGACGAGGACGACGGCGAACTGGCCGAACTGGAGGCGACGACGTGA
- the lysW gene encoding lysine biosynthesis protein LysW, translating to MTTCPECGADVALPDDVETGEILDCDTCGAELEVLSTDPVELDVAPELEEDWGE from the coding sequence ATGACGACTTGCCCAGAGTGCGGGGCCGACGTGGCCCTGCCCGACGACGTTGAGACCGGAGAGATACTCGACTGCGACACCTGCGGTGCCGAACTGGAGGTCCTCTCGACGGACCCCGTCGAACTCGACGTGGCACCCGAACTGGAGGAAGACTGGGGGGAGTGA
- the argH gene encoding argininosuccinate lyase translates to MTGTGGDSDVVRRERFSGGPARSFLSSLSADERIFEADLAVDRAHVVMLAEQGVVTDDEAATILQALDVVEVGEHDGLPEGEDIHAAIETAVIDQVGAVGGKMHTARSRNDEVAACIRYRLREDLVEAIEATLVCRESLATVAEEHVETVMPGFTHLQPAQPTTVAHWVCSYQQALERDTERLFEAFARTNQSPLGAAAFAGTTFDVDRGRVAELLGFDGVLDNAMDASATRDFLVETASALATLATHLSGLAEDLVVFANRGLVDLADEYSSTSSIMPQKVNPDTLELVRATAGDASAGLDGLLTTLKGLPRAYNRDLQRATPHVWASVDVVTEATEVAAGAVATADWPEAELEAAAGEGFSTATGVADLLAASGLPFRTAHEVLALAAEAAEDGGTPDYDTVATAADEVLDEPLSTYVSEEAVQTALDPVSNVAARDSLGGPAPETVRAHLDEVSDGIATDEATLDDLTASLNAANDELREEVTAYV, encoded by the coding sequence ATGACGGGGACGGGAGGGGACTCGGACGTGGTCCGCCGCGAGCGCTTCAGCGGCGGCCCCGCCCGGTCGTTCCTCTCGTCGCTGTCGGCCGACGAGCGCATCTTCGAGGCCGACCTGGCCGTCGACCGCGCGCACGTCGTCATGCTCGCCGAGCAGGGCGTCGTGACCGACGACGAGGCGGCGACCATCCTGCAGGCGCTCGACGTCGTGGAGGTCGGCGAACACGACGGCCTCCCCGAGGGCGAGGACATCCACGCCGCCATCGAGACGGCCGTCATCGACCAGGTGGGAGCCGTCGGCGGGAAGATGCACACCGCCCGCTCGCGCAACGACGAGGTGGCGGCGTGCATCCGCTACCGCCTGCGCGAGGACCTCGTCGAGGCCATCGAGGCGACGCTCGTCTGCCGCGAGTCGCTCGCGACCGTCGCCGAGGAGCACGTCGAGACGGTGATGCCCGGCTTCACGCACCTGCAACCCGCCCAGCCGACGACCGTCGCCCACTGGGTCTGCTCGTACCAGCAGGCGCTCGAACGCGACACGGAGCGCCTGTTCGAGGCGTTCGCCCGGACGAACCAGTCGCCCCTCGGCGCGGCCGCGTTCGCCGGGACGACGTTCGACGTGGACCGCGGCCGCGTCGCCGAACTGCTCGGGTTCGACGGCGTGCTGGACAACGCGATGGACGCCAGCGCGACCCGCGACTTCCTCGTCGAGACGGCGTCGGCGCTGGCTACGCTGGCGACGCACCTCTCCGGACTGGCCGAGGACCTCGTCGTCTTCGCCAACAGGGGGCTCGTGGACCTCGCGGACGAGTACTCCTCGACGTCCTCCATCATGCCCCAGAAGGTCAACCCCGACACGCTCGAACTGGTCCGGGCGACGGCGGGCGACGCCAGCGCGGGCCTCGACGGCCTGCTGACCACGCTCAAGGGCCTCCCGCGCGCGTACAACCGTGACCTCCAGCGCGCGACGCCCCACGTCTGGGCGAGCGTCGACGTGGTCACCGAGGCCACGGAGGTAGCGGCCGGCGCGGTGGCGACCGCCGACTGGCCCGAGGCGGAACTGGAGGCGGCCGCGGGTGAGGGGTTCTCGACCGCCACGGGCGTCGCGGACCTGCTCGCGGCGTCGGGCCTGCCGTTCAGGACGGCCCACGAGGTGCTGGCGCTCGCTGCGGAGGCCGCCGAAGACGGCGGTACGCCCGACTACGACACCGTGGCGACGGCCGCCGACGAGGTGCTGGACGAACCGCTCTCGACGTACGTCTCGGAGGAGGCGGTCCAGACGGCGCTCGACCCCGTTTCGAACGTCGCGGCGCGCGACTCGCTCGGCGGCCCCGCCCCCGAGACGGTCCGCGCACACCTCGACGAGGTGAGCGACGGAATCGCGACCGACGAGGCGACCCTCGACGACCTCACTGCGTCGCTCAACGCGGCGAACGACGAACTCCGCGAGGAGGTGACGGCGTATGTCTGA
- a CDS encoding argininosuccinate synthase: MSDTTVALAFSGGLDTTVCVPLLKEEYGYDEVIGVTVDVGQPAEEFEEAEETADALGVDTYVVDAKSEFADLCLDAVRANADYQGYPLGTALARPVIAQSILDVALEQGCDAVAHGCTGKGNDQLRFEAVWRASDLDVVAPVRELGLTRDWESEYAAEHDLPVEGGNGGDWSIDTNLWSRSVEGDALEDPNYVPPEDIYEWTDTPGDAETELVEITFEEGYPVAVDGSEMDPVTLVEHLNSVAGAHGVGRTDMMEDRMLGLKVRENYEHPAATALLTAHEALEGLVLTHEERQFKQQVDAQWSQKAYEGLVMAPLVDALEGFIASTQERVTGTVTLKFEGGQCRPVGRDSEYATYSESAASFDTETVDGIAQEDATGVAKYHGFQTRLANSAKAKQQEAKSVDAVTDGGTDDGDQ, encoded by the coding sequence ATGTCCGACACCACCGTCGCGCTCGCCTTCTCGGGCGGGCTCGATACGACCGTCTGCGTACCGCTGTTGAAAGAGGAGTACGGCTACGACGAGGTCATCGGCGTCACCGTCGACGTCGGCCAGCCAGCCGAGGAGTTCGAGGAGGCAGAGGAGACGGCCGACGCGCTCGGCGTCGACACCTACGTCGTCGACGCGAAGAGCGAGTTCGCCGACCTCTGTCTCGACGCCGTCCGCGCGAACGCCGACTACCAGGGCTACCCGCTCGGGACGGCGCTCGCCCGCCCCGTCATCGCCCAGTCCATCCTCGACGTGGCGCTCGAACAGGGCTGTGACGCCGTCGCCCACGGCTGTACCGGGAAGGGCAACGACCAGTTGCGCTTCGAGGCCGTCTGGCGCGCCTCCGACCTGGACGTCGTCGCGCCCGTCCGCGAACTCGGCCTGACCCGCGACTGGGAGTCCGAGTACGCCGCCGAACACGACCTGCCCGTCGAGGGCGGTAACGGCGGCGACTGGTCCATCGACACGAACCTCTGGAGTCGCTCCGTCGAGGGCGACGCGCTGGAGGACCCGAACTACGTCCCGCCCGAGGACATCTACGAGTGGACCGACACGCCCGGCGACGCGGAGACGGAACTCGTCGAGATAACGTTCGAGGAGGGCTACCCGGTCGCCGTGGACGGGTCGGAGATGGACCCCGTCACGCTCGTCGAGCACCTCAACTCGGTCGCCGGGGCGCACGGCGTCGGCCGCACCGACATGATGGAAGACCGCATGCTCGGGCTGAAGGTCCGCGAGAACTACGAGCACCCGGCCGCGACGGCGCTGCTCACCGCACACGAGGCGCTGGAGGGACTCGTCCTGACGCACGAGGAGCGCCAGTTCAAACAGCAGGTCGACGCCCAGTGGTCCCAGAAGGCCTACGAGGGCCTCGTGATGGCTCCGCTCGTCGACGCGCTGGAGGGGTTCATCGCCAGCACGCAGGAGCGCGTGACGGGCACGGTCACGCTGAAGTTCGAGGGCGGCCAGTGCCGTCCGGTCGGCCGCGACAGCGAGTACGCGACGTACTCCGAGTCCGCGGCGTCGTTCGACACTGAGACCGTCGACGGCATCGCCCAGGAGGACGCGACGGGCGTCGCGAAGTACCACGGGTTCCAGACGCGCCTCGCGAACAGTGCGAAGGCGAAGCAACAGGAAGCGAAGTCGGTGGACGCGGTCACCGACGGCGGCACCGACGACGGGGACCAGTGA
- a CDS encoding 2'-5' RNA ligase family protein translates to MYSLNAPIPTAAETVVQELQTDLPADCRPRDRLTLVVKRVGEGETDHRELAARCRDALSGEPRCAARVAGVDVFDADDGGPVLHLRVDSPGLRALHRRLCRAFDPVPVIEGEDYVPHVTLGRGGDPDAVQRFRERYDGQVDPVEWTVSDLLLWSNRWREPVATLPLGT, encoded by the coding sequence GTGTACAGTCTGAACGCACCGATTCCGACCGCAGCCGAGACAGTCGTGCAGGAACTGCAGACCGACCTCCCCGCCGACTGCCGCCCCCGCGACCGCCTCACGCTCGTCGTCAAGCGGGTGGGCGAGGGCGAGACCGACCACCGGGAACTCGCCGCCCGCTGTCGCGACGCGCTCTCGGGGGAACCGCGGTGTGCGGCCCGCGTCGCGGGAGTCGACGTCTTCGACGCGGACGACGGGGGGCCGGTACTCCACCTCCGAGTCGACAGCCCCGGTCTCCGGGCGCTCCACCGTCGGCTCTGTCGCGCGTTCGACCCGGTCCCGGTCATCGAGGGCGAGGACTACGTCCCGCACGTGACGCTCGGGCGCGGCGGCGACCCCGACGCAGTACAGCGCTTCCGTGAGCGCTACGACGGGCAGGTGGACCCGGTCGAGTGGACCGTCTCGGACCTCCTGCTGTGGTCGAACCGGTGGCGCGAACCGGTCGCGACGCTCCCGCTGGGTACGTGA